The following are from one region of the Amedibacterium intestinale genome:
- a CDS encoding transposase, with amino-acid sequence MQDFINCEASICTIFNLDSSILESCSCIRRNEQTIIDVKLLDSRPACPECGNPITKIKGYVTKTIQHSLLADKKCVLQYHARRYICPICHKTFYEYNPFVFQNMKISSDLMLQILKDLQEPGETFTHAAKRYHISPTSVSSIFDSVVSIPRAKLPEIMCTDENYAFHSKTQNSKYICLLIDQTNGQPIDILPSRRYEYLDKYFSNIPKYEIDQVHIMITDMYEPYRRIIKKHFKNAIHVVDHYHVSQELHRRVDRVRLRIMNPLRCINTSKRTQEQEENYYLLKHKNGLLFKHFTRSKGADGKPLVLCQEFGHI; translated from the coding sequence ATGCAAGACTTTATCAATTGCGAAGCTTCTATTTGCACAATCTTCAATCTGGATTCATCGATTTTAGAATCCTGTTCCTGTATTAGACGAAATGAACAGACGATCATCGATGTAAAGCTTTTAGATTCTCGACCAGCTTGTCCTGAATGTGGAAATCCCATCACGAAGATCAAGGGATATGTGACCAAGACAATCCAGCACTCGTTACTGGCCGATAAAAAATGTGTTCTTCAATACCATGCCAGGCGATATATCTGCCCAATATGCCACAAAACGTTCTATGAATACAATCCTTTCGTCTTCCAGAACATGAAGATTTCTTCAGATCTGATGCTTCAGATCCTCAAGGACTTGCAAGAACCTGGCGAAACCTTTACCCACGCAGCTAAGAGATATCATATTTCTCCAACTTCTGTTTCATCGATCTTCGATTCGGTTGTTTCGATTCCAAGGGCAAAACTGCCAGAAATCATGTGCACAGATGAAAACTATGCCTTTCATTCCAAAACACAAAACAGTAAGTACATCTGTCTTTTGATCGATCAGACCAATGGGCAGCCAATCGATATCTTGCCTAGTCGACGATATGAATATTTAGATAAATACTTCTCAAATATACCAAAATATGAAATAGATCAGGTCCATATCATGATTACGGATATGTACGAACCATACCGCAGGATTATTAAAAAACATTTCAAAAATGCGATTCATGTGGTCGACCATTATCATGTTTCACAGGAACTGCACCGCAGAGTGGACAGGGTTCGCTTAAGGATCATGAACCCCCTGCGATGCATCAACACATCGAAACGCACCCAGGAACAAGAAGAAAACTATTATCTGTTAAAACACAAGAACGGACTCCTGTTCAAGCACTTTACAAGATCTAAAGGCGCCGATGGAAAACCACTGGTACTATGTCAAGAATTCGGACACATTTAA
- a CDS encoding transposase, protein MNPYDYANALVSIHPDINTAWELKDELTDFYVSNTLETAPAALKKVITDFRESNVEEMVKFSYTLANWQTEIINSFYIAKTEYKLSRKTGQITVGYKRLNNALMERLNGTVKLITKAANGYTNWERFRNRCMLVLEKGIEFAIDEKDKSVKMVEKKEPTT, encoded by the coding sequence ATGAACCCATACGATTATGCCAATGCGCTTGTATCTATTCATCCGGATATAAACACGGCCTGGGAATTAAAGGATGAACTTACGGATTTCTATGTCTCGAACACACTTGAAACGGCACCTGCTGCTTTGAAAAAAGTCATTACCGATTTCAGAGAAAGCAATGTAGAAGAAATGGTCAAGTTTAGTTACACATTAGCCAACTGGCAAACCGAGATCATCAATTCTTTCTACATAGCCAAAACCGAATACAAGCTCTCGAGAAAGACAGGACAAATCACTGTCGGATATAAAAGGCTCAACAACGCACTGATGGAACGACTCAACGGAACCGTCAAGCTGATTACCAAGGCAGCCAACGGATATACCAATTGGGAACGATTCCGTAACCGATGCATGTTGGTCCTTGAAAAAGGCATAGAATTTGCGATCGACGAGAAAGACAAAAGCGTAAAGATGGTCGAAAAAAAGGAGCCCACCACCTAG
- a CDS encoding glycogen/starch/alpha-glucan phosphorylase yields MANTLEIKEQFKEDFKRRIVERYGRPLEQAHITEKYMTLGEMVRDYASINWSDSKNAVAESKSKQMYYFSMEFLMGRLLTNNLMNLGVYDVVKEGLAELGIDLNELEDLESDAGLGNGGLGRLAACFLDSLASLNLPGNGNCIRYEYGLFKQKIVNNEQVEVPDQWLSLGNVWEVRKPKHAVDVKFGGHVDMWMGEDGKAVVNHYPILVVRAVPYDVPIVGYDTKVTNTLRLWSAEVADDACDAASLNEYVNEVREICRNVYPDDSTEHGKKLRLKQEYFFVAAGLNNIIKTHMETYGTLSNFAEKNAIQLNDTHPVLCIPELMRILLDEYKMEWDEAWNITKKTMAYTNHTVLSEALEKWPIQYVQELLPRVYMIIEEIDRRFKYALSHEFGRTDLINECAILKDGQVHMANLAIVGSHSVNGVAALHTEILKNDVLKNFYEIYPSKFNNKTNGITHRRWLLYSNPQLTKLLEKTIDSDFKKHPEKLENLMKYVDNEDLQKEFMEVKMERKKILAKYIKDTLNIDIDVNSIFDVQAKRLHAYKRQLLNIMNIMHLYFKMKEDPSYRIYPRTFIFAAKAAPSYTFAKEVIKLIHCVADKVNNDSDVSPFMKVVFIPNYGVSIAEILMNAADVSEQISTAGKEASGTGNMKFMMNGAITLGTMDGANVEIVERVGMENAEIFGLRADDVALIHRENSYDVWKKYHQNPEIKRVVNSLIDNTFSSDPKDFKLIYNELMFKNDEYLLLADFEAYVHAQNRVEERYKDRKGWARMCLVNIAQSGYFSSDRTIEEYAKEIWNIESVKM; encoded by the coding sequence ATGGCAAATACATTAGAAATTAAAGAACAATTCAAAGAAGATTTTAAAAGAAGGATTGTTGAACGCTACGGTCGCCCTTTGGAACAGGCTCATATTACAGAAAAATATATGACATTAGGAGAAATGGTTAGAGATTATGCCAGTATAAACTGGAGTGATAGTAAAAATGCTGTTGCTGAATCAAAAAGTAAACAAATGTATTATTTCTCTATGGAATTCCTAATGGGACGACTATTAACAAATAATTTAATGAACTTAGGAGTTTATGATGTAGTGAAAGAAGGACTTGCTGAACTAGGTATTGATCTAAATGAATTGGAAGATTTAGAAAGTGATGCAGGACTTGGAAATGGAGGCTTAGGAAGATTGGCTGCTTGTTTCCTTGATTCGCTAGCTTCTTTAAATTTACCGGGAAATGGAAACTGTATTCGATATGAATATGGATTGTTTAAACAAAAAATTGTAAATAATGAACAGGTAGAAGTTCCTGATCAATGGCTATCTTTAGGGAATGTCTGGGAAGTTCGTAAACCTAAACATGCAGTCGATGTAAAATTTGGCGGACATGTAGATATGTGGATGGGGGAAGATGGAAAAGCTGTCGTTAATCACTATCCAATTCTTGTTGTTCGTGCAGTGCCTTATGATGTACCTATTGTTGGATATGATACAAAAGTTACAAATACGCTTCGTTTATGGAGTGCAGAGGTCGCAGATGATGCGTGTGATGCAGCAAGTTTAAACGAATATGTTAACGAAGTACGTGAAATATGTCGTAATGTATATCCCGACGATTCTACGGAACATGGAAAAAAATTACGTTTAAAACAAGAATACTTCTTTGTTGCGGCTGGATTAAACAATATTATAAAAACACATATGGAGACATATGGAACATTAAGCAATTTTGCAGAGAAAAATGCCATTCAGTTAAATGACACACATCCTGTATTATGTATTCCAGAATTAATGCGTATTTTACTAGATGAATACAAAATGGAATGGGATGAAGCTTGGAATATTACGAAGAAAACAATGGCATATACAAATCATACCGTATTAAGTGAAGCACTTGAAAAATGGCCAATTCAATATGTACAAGAATTATTGCCACGTGTGTATATGATCATAGAAGAAATAGATCGTCGCTTTAAATATGCATTGTCTCATGAATTTGGACGCACTGATTTAATAAATGAATGTGCCATTTTAAAAGACGGTCAAGTGCATATGGCGAATTTAGCAATCGTTGGTTCTCACAGTGTAAATGGAGTTGCGGCATTGCATACAGAAATTTTAAAGAATGATGTTTTAAAAAACTTCTATGAAATTTATCCATCTAAATTCAATAATAAAACAAATGGTATTACACATCGCAGATGGCTTTTATACTCTAATCCTCAGTTAACAAAATTGCTGGAAAAAACAATTGATTCTGACTTTAAAAAACATCCTGAAAAGTTAGAAAATTTAATGAAGTATGTAGATAATGAAGATTTACAGAAAGAATTTATGGAAGTGAAGATGGAACGTAAGAAAATTCTTGCGAAATATATTAAGGATACATTAAATATTGATATTGATGTTAATTCTATTTTTGATGTACAGGCAAAAAGACTTCATGCATATAAACGTCAATTATTAAATATTATGAATATTATGCATTTGTATTTCAAAATGAAAGAAGATCCATCTTATAGAATTTATCCAAGAACCTTCATCTTTGCGGCTAAAGCAGCGCCATCTTATACGTTTGCGAAAGAAGTTATTAAACTAATTCATTGTGTTGCAGATAAAGTTAATAACGATAGCGATGTTTCACCATTCATGAAAGTTGTCTTTATACCAAATTATGGTGTTTCTATTGCGGAAATTTTGATGAATGCGGCAGATGTTTCAGAACAGATTTCTACTGCAGGTAAAGAAGCAAGTGGAACTGGTAATATGAAATTTATGATGAATGGTGCGATTACTCTTGGTACAATGGATGGTGCCAATGTGGAAATCGTAGAACGTGTCGGTATGGAGAATGCGGAAATCTTTGGACTTCGTGCAGATGATGTAGCCTTGATACATCGTGAAAATTCATACGATGTATGGAAAAAATATCATCAGAATCCTGAAATCAAACGTGTGGTAAACAGTTTGATTGATAATACGTTCTCATCTGATCCAAAAGATTTTAAATTGATTTATAACGAACTAATGTTTAAAAATGATGAATATCTTCTGTTAGCTGATTTTGAAGCATATGTACATGCACAAAATCGTGTAGAAGAACGTTATAAAGATAGAAAAGGATGGGCTAGAATGTGCCTGGTAAATATTGCACAGTCAGGATATTTCTCAAGTGACCGTACGATTGAAGAATATGCAAAAGAGATTTGGAATATTGAATCTGTAAAAATGTAA
- a CDS encoding IS3 family transposase encodes MEDAAEKQREFSVSGVLEKLGISKSGYYDWKRRDKSKTAKRKERVIEKIKEVHKKSYENYGAPKITRELRKQGEVISERTVGKYMRENGIKAQYIKHRTKTTRDCDYSTTLANILKRDFQPDEPNAAWCTDITYIWTQEEGFVYLTSIMDLYSRKIISWKLSRTMEVKDVLECLEKAKERRNMEKPVVIHSDRGVQFVSKWYQELTAGMKRSYSAKGNPWDNACIESFHSLIKREWLNRKKIIDYQMAYQMVFEYIETFYNTVRIHSHCDYESPNNYERSFKNKKCIN; translated from the coding sequence GTGGAAGATGCCGCAGAAAAGCAAAGAGAATTTTCTGTTTCCGGTGTGCTTGAAAAATTAGGCATTTCAAAATCTGGATATTATGACTGGAAAAGACGAGATAAAAGCAAAACTGCAAAACGAAAGGAACGTGTTATAGAAAAGATAAAAGAAGTCCATAAAAAGTCATATGAAAATTATGGTGCACCTAAAATCACTCGTGAATTAAGAAAACAGGGAGAAGTGATTTCAGAGCGTACAGTAGGAAAATATATGCGCGAAAACGGCATTAAAGCCCAATATATCAAGCATCGAACAAAAACGACGAGAGACTGTGATTATTCAACGACTCTGGCCAATATACTAAAAAGAGATTTTCAACCAGATGAACCAAATGCAGCATGGTGTACTGATATCACATATATATGGACGCAGGAAGAAGGTTTTGTCTATTTGACAAGTATCATGGATCTGTATTCGCGTAAGATCATAAGCTGGAAACTGAGCAGGACGATGGAAGTAAAAGATGTGTTAGAGTGTTTGGAAAAAGCAAAAGAAAGAAGAAATATGGAAAAACCAGTTGTCATCCACAGTGACAGAGGAGTGCAGTTCGTTTCAAAATGGTATCAGGAATTGACGGCAGGAATGAAGCGCAGCTATTCAGCAAAGGGAAATCCATGGGACAATGCATGCATAGAATCGTTTCATTCTCTAATTAAAAGAGAGTGGCTGAATAGAAAAAAGATCATTGATTATCAAATGGCATACCAAATGGTATTTGAATATATCGAAACATTTTACAATACAGTTAGGATTCACAGTCATTGTGACTATGAATCTCCTAACAATTACGAACGAAGTTTTAAAAATAAAAAATGTATCAATTAA
- a CDS encoding transposase: MAKKKPVFDNDFRSNAVRYVQQHTNLTMKECAANLGVGRSTLSRWISESKKSENGSVEMRGTGNFESDEAKEIARLRRELRDTKDALEILKKAIGILGD; this comes from the coding sequence ATGGCAAAAAAGAAACCAGTATTTGATAACGATTTTAGAAGCAACGCTGTACGATATGTACAACAACATACAAACCTTACTATGAAAGAATGTGCTGCAAACTTAGGAGTAGGAAGAAGCACCTTATCCAGATGGATAAGCGAATCAAAAAAATCAGAAAACGGTTCTGTAGAAATGAGAGGAACGGGTAATTTCGAATCTGATGAAGCTAAGGAAATTGCACGCCTGAGACGTGAATTGCGTGATACGAAGGATGCCCTTGAAATCTTAAAAAAGGCAATAGGCATACTGGGAGATTAA
- a CDS encoding MBL fold metallo-hydrolase, with product MKKIFIFVVSVCMGLGVLFSENIFPDKVHAEQGDGNFSINVISVGNGESILIQCGGENMLIDAGYSTIEEEKGNGSANALSKYLMENGQLSNDERSRFEEEVKRLAEENPNNTVTNFLENLGIKEIDHMIATHPHYDHIGGFIQVIKRYAGADTKVWWSQPLSDNSYFVAYQSILRDMLFEKGAIDPFYSCNNPQPGDYIMLGKGNDKARVLFLTSSENDGARGTEEINNESLVVRVDYKNTSYLFTGDLQREGQLRLLKNAPNVLSDLQERALNGDNNLKDLLNVTNILDVDVLKLPHHGMLNLGNLGGSSKTSGNIELFNAAHPSISLVSTNGDSGMNNYSLPGIRTRRDLSYSDIYSTATNGNLKVTTDGTSIFVNGSPLEKHYHLEKPQNFSADIVSNGVELKWSPVENAQQYRVYYQESPNDEWHWISNLSPDTTHYTFDDGIKGKKYWFVVRASYYTDGAWYHSDANFSNEITYPAPSKEFSGFHAARVFESPNASKYWSYDPYRDVWMNRMTKYNGKALLLTRQMVKDGNTTYYSAYYNGKWVGYVNSYALKNTVTKDTYQGWGTYEDTFNTPNPAKYWRYDPYKNKKLDIKRQLAKPDGSMYYSAYYKGKWIGYVNSWGFQ from the coding sequence ATGAAAAAGATTTTTATTTTTGTAGTATCTGTATGTATGGGGTTGGGAGTATTGTTTTCTGAAAACATATTTCCAGATAAGGTACATGCTGAACAAGGGGATGGTAATTTTTCGATAAATGTCATCAGTGTCGGGAATGGGGAATCTATTCTGATACAATGCGGTGGTGAAAATATGCTGATAGATGCAGGATATTCCACTATAGAAGAAGAAAAAGGGAATGGTTCAGCAAATGCTTTAAGTAAATATTTAATGGAAAACGGTCAACTTAGTAACGATGAGCGTTCTCGTTTTGAAGAAGAGGTTAAACGATTAGCTGAAGAAAATCCTAACAATACCGTAACCAATTTTTTAGAAAATTTAGGTATTAAGGAAATAGACCATATGATTGCTACACATCCACATTATGATCATATTGGTGGATTTATTCAAGTTATCAAAAGATATGCAGGGGCAGATACTAAAGTTTGGTGGTCTCAGCCATTAAGTGATAATTCATATTTTGTCGCATATCAATCAATTTTAAGGGATATGTTGTTTGAAAAAGGTGCTATTGATCCATTTTATTCCTGCAACAATCCTCAACCGGGAGATTATATCATGCTGGGAAAAGGAAATGATAAAGCACGTGTTTTGTTTTTAACATCTTCAGAAAATGATGGAGCTAGAGGAACAGAAGAAATTAATAATGAATCTTTGGTAGTTCGTGTAGATTATAAAAATACTTCTTATTTATTTACAGGAGATTTACAAAGAGAAGGACAGCTTCGATTATTAAAGAACGCTCCAAATGTTCTTTCTGACCTACAGGAAAGAGCACTTAACGGTGATAATAATTTAAAGGATTTATTAAATGTAACAAATATTTTGGATGTTGATGTATTAAAACTACCTCATCATGGAATGTTAAATCTTGGAAATTTAGGCGGAAGTTCAAAAACTTCTGGAAATATTGAATTATTTAATGCCGCCCATCCATCAATTTCCTTAGTGTCTACGAATGGTGATTCAGGAATGAATAACTATTCTTTACCAGGAATTCGTACAAGAAGAGATTTGAGTTATTCAGATATTTATTCAACAGCTACGAATGGAAATTTAAAAGTTACTACAGATGGAACTTCTATTTTTGTGAATGGATCACCTTTGGAAAAGCACTATCACTTAGAAAAGCCACAGAACTTTTCTGCGGATATTGTGAGTAATGGGGTTGAATTAAAGTGGAGTCCTGTTGAAAATGCACAGCAGTATCGTGTTTATTATCAAGAATCTCCAAATGATGAATGGCATTGGATTAGCAATCTATCACCAGATACTACACACTACACATTTGATGATGGTATAAAAGGAAAAAAATATTGGTTTGTTGTTCGAGCTAGTTATTATACTGATGGTGCCTGGTATCACAGTGATGCTAATTTCTCTAATGAAATCACATATCCAGCTCCATCTAAAGAATTTTCTGGTTTTCATGCAGCTAGAGTATTCGAGAGTCCTAATGCTTCAAAATATTGGAGTTATGATCCCTATCGAGATGTATGGATGAATAGAATGACGAAGTATAATGGAAAAGCCTTATTGTTGACTAGACAAATGGTTAAAGATGGAAATACAACCTATTATTCTGCGTATTATAATGGGAAATGGGTTGGTTATGTAAATAGCTATGCATTAAAAAATACAGTAACTAAGGATACTTATCAGGGATGGGGAACTTATGAAGATACATTTAACACTCCAAATCCTGCCAAATATTGGAGATATGACCCGTATAAAAATAAAAAACTGGACATAAAACGTCAATTAGCAAAACCAGATGGAAGTATGTATTATTCAGCTTACTATAAAGGTAAATGGATAGGTTATGTGAATAGCTGGGGATTTCAATAA
- a CDS encoding DUF6431 domain-containing protein yields the protein MFVTRTVLINAQRCRCKECGAIHIILPSFVVPGFNHVYLSIRKVLNKEPDRSLEDSYFYRFIKSFFPPFPKSSEDSDYLAFLRRSSLFRKFGSYAFLSR from the coding sequence ATCTTTGTGACTCGCACTGTTTTGATCAATGCCCAGCGATGTCGGTGTAAAGAATGTGGTGCTATTCATATCATTCTTCCTTCTTTTGTAGTTCCAGGATTCAATCATGTCTATTTATCCATCCGAAAGGTTTTGAATAAAGAGCCTGACCGATCATTAGAAGATTCTTATTTCTACAGATTCATCAAAAGTTTTTTCCCACCTTTTCCAAAATCTTCAGAAGATTCGGATTATCTTGCCTTCTTACGCCGGAGCTCGCTTTTTCGAAAATTCGGTTCTTATGCATTTTTAAGTCGATAA
- a CDS encoding glycosyltransferase family 2 protein, producing MNTVLYLVIPCYNEEEVLHETARQLKEKIEIMISKGTISNQSRIMFVNDGSKDKTWSIIKELHNKDSLFSGLNLSRNRGHQNALLAGLMTAKDLSDVTISLDADLQDDIHVIDRFIEKYHDGYDVVYGVRSSRAKDTWFKRNTALAFYRFQEKMGVNSVYNHADYRLMSKRALEALSQFKEVNLFLRGLVPLVGFDSCIVEYERNERFAGESKYPLKKMLSFAWDGITSFSIKPIRFVTLIGIIIFVVSILVTFYCIIRKLMGDTVDGWTFLSCSIWVLGGIQLLSIGIVGEYIGKIYSETKARPRYIIKEILDEKTV from the coding sequence ATGAATACGGTTCTATATTTAGTTATACCTTGTTATAACGAAGAAGAAGTACTACATGAAACAGCACGCCAATTAAAAGAAAAAATTGAAATTATGATAAGTAAAGGAACGATTTCAAATCAAAGTCGAATTATGTTTGTTAATGATGGTTCTAAAGATAAAACTTGGAGTATCATAAAAGAATTACATAATAAAGACAGTTTGTTTTCTGGATTAAATTTATCACGTAATCGCGGGCATCAAAATGCACTTTTGGCTGGTTTGATGACAGCTAAAGATTTAAGTGATGTAACGATTTCATTAGATGCTGATTTACAAGACGATATTCATGTTATCGACCGTTTTATTGAAAAATATCACGATGGATATGATGTTGTATATGGAGTTCGCAGTTCGCGTGCTAAAGATACTTGGTTTAAAAGAAATACAGCATTGGCATTTTATAGATTTCAGGAGAAAATGGGAGTTAATTCCGTTTACAATCATGCAGATTACAGATTAATGAGCAAACGTGCTCTAGAAGCTTTATCACAATTTAAGGAAGTAAATTTATTTTTACGTGGGTTGGTACCGTTAGTTGGTTTTGATTCTTGTATCGTAGAATATGAAAGAAATGAGCGATTTGCTGGAGAATCAAAATATCCTTTAAAGAAAATGTTATCTTTTGCATGGGATGGAATCACATCATTCAGTATAAAGCCAATACGATTTGTAACTTTGATAGGAATTATAATATTCGTAGTTAGTATTTTAGTAACATTTTATTGTATCATTAGAAAATTGATGGGGGATACAGTAGATGGATGGACATTTTTATCTTGTTCAATATGGGTATTAGGAGGCATTCAGCTTTTATCTATTGGAATCGTTGGAGAATATATTGGAAAAATCTATAGTGAAACAAAAGCAAGACCTCGATATATAATAAAAGAAATATTAGATGAAAAAACCGTATAG
- a CDS encoding acyltransferase family protein: MKERNYYLDNCKVFLIILVVMTHFTGPFQRVSQNFLSFAVFTNAFYMAAFVLISGYFSKRYDFIKSIKTLLIPYLIMQAVCIFVDIFITHSSNSLSFIYPKFTLWYLLCLFGWRVLTNYIGKTSWLIPISILISLGIGYVDGINKAFSLSRFFYFYPFFLSGYFLEDINRILKWKKPIIIVASFLILCTIFFYMHQYGTSSIKGMLEGSAPYSKYGINALYRLFAYGLAYLMTFCFAMIVPRKKWFFSYLGKRTMSIYIFHGVIYQIISKATPLYDYINKRWELIIFMVFLLFLVWVLGTKPFVWLTNKISSFPIERVFFRKVREIG; the protein is encoded by the coding sequence ATGAAAGAGAGAAACTATTATCTTGATAATTGTAAAGTGTTTCTAATTATTTTAGTTGTTATGACACACTTTACAGGTCCTTTTCAAAGAGTATCACAAAACTTTTTATCCTTTGCTGTTTTTACAAATGCTTTTTATATGGCAGCATTTGTATTGATTTCAGGATATTTTTCTAAAAGATATGATTTCATTAAATCAATTAAGACTTTATTGATTCCTTATTTAATAATGCAAGCTGTATGTATTTTTGTGGATATATTTATTACCCATTCATCTAATTCATTAAGTTTTATATACCCTAAATTCACGCTTTGGTATCTTTTGTGTTTGTTTGGCTGGAGAGTTTTAACAAATTATATTGGTAAAACTTCATGGCTCATTCCTATTTCTATTTTGATATCTTTAGGTATTGGATATGTTGATGGAATTAACAAAGCTTTCTCGTTATCGCGTTTTTTCTACTTTTATCCTTTTTTTCTAAGCGGCTATTTTTTAGAAGATATTAATCGTATTTTAAAATGGAAAAAACCAATTATTATTGTGGCTTCTTTCTTGATACTATGTACTATTTTCTTTTATATGCACCAGTATGGTACTTCCTCAATAAAAGGAATGTTAGAAGGAAGTGCACCTTATTCTAAATATGGAATAAATGCTTTATATCGTTTATTTGCATATGGATTAGCTTATCTTATGACTTTTTGTTTTGCTATGATAGTTCCTAGAAAAAAATGGTTTTTCAGCTACTTAGGTAAGAGAACGATGAGTATATATATTTTTCATGGTGTTATTTATCAAATTATAAGTAAAGCCACTCCACTTTATGATTATATAAATAAAAGATGGGAATTAATAATTTTTATGGTTTTCTTATTATTTCTTGTGTGGGTGCTAGGTACGAAACCATTTGTATGGTTAACTAATAAGATTTCATCTTTTCCAATAGAGCGTGTTTTTTTTAGGAAAGTAAGGGAGATAGGATAA